In the genome of Prosthecobacter algae, one region contains:
- a CDS encoding DUF3368 domain-containing protein encodes MIVVSDTSCLCYLAMIRQEELLLLLFHDVIIPPAVAAELARGAVDFPAIHRVLDAAWLTVRTLNSASRAAELEKQVDRGEAEAITLAEEIHADLLMVDDQEARDLAARLGIKRIGLLGVLIAAKKAGHLNGSLGPVLEALLNLGFRASPSLIQQVLKEAGE; translated from the coding sequence GTGATCGTCGTCTCAGACACTTCCTGTCTGTGTTATCTGGCGATGATTCGTCAGGAGGAGTTGCTGCTCCTACTTTTTCACGACGTGATCATTCCACCTGCGGTGGCGGCAGAGCTGGCTCGGGGGGCCGTGGACTTTCCTGCCATCCATCGGGTGCTTGATGCAGCTTGGTTGACCGTGCGAACGCTCAACTCTGCTTCCCGCGCTGCTGAGCTGGAAAAGCAGGTGGACCGTGGCGAAGCCGAAGCCATCACTCTGGCAGAAGAAATTCACGCAGACCTCTTGATGGTGGATGACCAGGAAGCCAGGGATCTGGCTGCGAGGCTGGGCATCAAGCGAATTGGCCTTTTAGGCGTTTTGATCGCAGCCAAAAAAGCAGGCCATCTGAATGGATCGCTAGGCCCCGTCTTGGAGGCACTTTTGAATCTGGGCTTTCGTGCAAGCCCGTCTTTGATCCAGCAAGTTTTGAAGGAGGCTGGAGAATGA
- a CDS encoding UPF0175 family protein, which produces MTIQIPDPIAQQAGLDEQAALKELALTLFAQKRLSASQARKLCGVDFFEFEQWRHERDLPIREFMMDELESDLETLRSEGLL; this is translated from the coding sequence ATGACGATTCAAATTCCAGACCCCATCGCCCAGCAGGCTGGCCTTGATGAGCAGGCCGCTCTCAAGGAACTGGCGCTCACTCTTTTTGCTCAAAAGCGGCTCTCCGCCAGCCAGGCTCGCAAACTGTGTGGGGTGGACTTTTTTGAATTCGAACAATGGCGCCATGAACGCGACCTTCCCATCCGCGAATTCATGATGGATGAGTTGGAGAGTGATCTTGAAACCCTGCGCTCCGAAGGATTGCTGTGA
- a CDS encoding ABC transporter permease subunit: protein MSPRILGTLLALYTLLSGGFRLAGLSVPVFKIPFLSTATVGWVLLGLCLLAGVWLLRGPRQWQFSPLTLKQLRRFKAIRRGYVSFLLLLVLVLLGSLDGLLVGKRALIVSYEGKLYFPFVTKVLPATTFGGTEESETDYRELKLKFREEKSANWVLMPPVPYDAKLDTSETIAIMEERGGLIYETGSSQPFNGRAYTVFKDKPEQKRQEIVFRQGQRHGELRGWDLAGEQVEKATYEKGQRQAYTDYTNGKIPALDAQTAPTLYAAIYPPSPPSTTHQHFLGTTSSGGDVLAILFGGWQQAIIASVLFVTIVFVVGVIVGGTLGYFGGLYDIIGSRLIEIWSVLPFLFIILIISSIISPTLFMLVLIISAFSWMGTTMYIRTAAYKEKARDYVASARLLGASTSRVIFRHILPNSIAILVTLAPFEVAAIISSLAALDFLGFGLPPEEPSWGRLLREGTEDFNYPWIVGSAFVAMTTVLILVTFVGEAIREAFDPKKFTTYR, encoded by the coding sequence ATGTCACCGCGCATCCTTGGCACCCTGCTGGCATTGTACACACTCCTGAGCGGGGGCTTTCGCCTCGCGGGCCTGAGTGTGCCTGTTTTTAAAATCCCCTTCCTCTCCACCGCCACGGTGGGCTGGGTCCTGCTGGGCCTGTGTTTGCTGGCCGGGGTGTGGCTGCTGCGCGGGCCGCGTCAGTGGCAGTTCAGCCCGCTCACGCTGAAACAGTTGCGCCGATTCAAGGCCATTCGCCGGGGCTACGTCTCCTTCCTCCTCCTGCTGGTGCTGGTACTGCTGGGCTCGCTGGATGGGTTGCTGGTGGGCAAGCGCGCCCTCATCGTCAGTTATGAGGGGAAGCTTTACTTTCCCTTTGTGACAAAGGTCCTACCCGCCACCACCTTTGGCGGCACGGAAGAAAGTGAGACAGACTACCGCGAACTGAAGCTGAAATTTCGCGAGGAAAAATCCGCTAACTGGGTGCTGATGCCACCTGTCCCCTACGATGCGAAATTGGACACATCCGAGACCATCGCCATCATGGAGGAGCGCGGCGGCCTCATCTATGAAACGGGCTCCAGCCAGCCCTTCAATGGCCGAGCCTACACCGTCTTTAAAGACAAGCCCGAGCAGAAGCGCCAGGAGATCGTCTTTCGCCAGGGCCAGCGCCACGGCGAGCTGCGCGGCTGGGACCTGGCCGGGGAGCAGGTGGAAAAGGCCACCTATGAGAAAGGCCAGCGTCAGGCCTACACAGACTACACGAATGGCAAGATCCCCGCGCTGGATGCGCAGACCGCACCCACGCTGTATGCGGCCATTTACCCGCCTTCGCCGCCCTCCACCACGCATCAGCATTTCCTCGGCACCACTTCCTCCGGTGGGGATGTGCTGGCCATCCTCTTTGGCGGTTGGCAGCAGGCCATCATCGCCTCCGTCTTGTTCGTCACCATTGTCTTTGTGGTGGGCGTCATTGTCGGCGGTACCCTGGGTTACTTCGGCGGGTTGTATGACATCATCGGTTCCCGCCTTATCGAGATCTGGTCCGTGCTGCCCTTTCTGTTCATCATCCTCATCATCAGTTCCATCATCAGCCCCACACTGTTCATGCTGGTGCTCATCATCTCGGCCTTTAGCTGGATGGGCACGACGATGTACATCCGCACCGCTGCCTATAAAGAAAAGGCCCGTGACTACGTCGCCTCCGCCCGCCTGCTAGGGGCCAGCACCAGCCGGGTGATCTTCCGCCACATTTTGCCCAATAGCATCGCCATCCTGGTCACCCTGGCCCCCTTTGAAGTGGCGGCCATCATTAGCTCCCTAGCCGCGCTGGACTTCCTGGGTTTTGGCCTGCCGCCGGAGGAGCCTAGCTGGGGCCGTCTGCTGCGGGAAGGCACGGAGGATTTTAATTATCCGTGGATCGTGGGCAGTGCCTTTGTGGCCATGACCACCGTGCTCATTTTGGTCACCTTCGTGGGTGAAGCCATCCGTGAGGCCTTCGACCCGAAAAAATTCACGACCTATAGATAA
- a CDS encoding ABC transporter permease, which produces MRDYFIRRFLLIFPTLIGATMVVFFITRITPGGPLEAAMQKASMQGDRGMKNAGASLTEEQKDAVAAYYGFDRSFFPAYLAWLGVIPAQMDKQFVKFEAGKTEAEVTLRRLLPRAEWQPNNAYRTTQATVTPSGELRGADAEDLKPWHTKVEKEKQRVQIYRSEYSGLFQGNLGISTRYNLYVWDMVLERMPISIFYGLATSLLMYLVCIPLGILKAIKHRTVVDNATSILIFVGYSIPGFVLASVLVVFLAARAGWFPTGGFVGDNFEELTFGAQVWDVLHHAFLPLVCYMVGSFAFLTMLMKNNLMDNLAADYVRTAVAKGAGFKRAVLVHALRNSLIPVATTLGHIVSIFVAGSLLIEMIFEINGFGLLSYNSILDRDYPLVMGILVVQVLVLMVGNILSDFLVALTDPRIRFE; this is translated from the coding sequence ATGCGCGATTATTTCATCCGACGCTTCCTGCTCATCTTCCCGACACTCATCGGGGCGACGATGGTGGTGTTTTTCATCACCCGCATCACCCCTGGTGGACCGCTGGAGGCCGCCATGCAAAAAGCCTCCATGCAGGGGGACCGAGGCATGAAGAATGCCGGAGCCTCGCTGACGGAGGAGCAGAAGGATGCCGTGGCGGCCTACTACGGTTTTGATCGTTCCTTTTTCCCCGCTTACCTGGCCTGGCTAGGGGTCATCCCAGCGCAGATGGACAAGCAGTTTGTGAAATTTGAAGCCGGCAAAACGGAGGCTGAAGTGACGCTTCGCAGGCTGCTGCCACGGGCCGAATGGCAGCCCAACAATGCCTACCGCACTACCCAGGCCACCGTCACCCCCAGTGGCGAACTGCGCGGAGCGGATGCCGAGGACCTCAAACCCTGGCACACGAAGGTGGAAAAGGAAAAGCAGCGCGTGCAGATCTACCGCAGCGAGTACAGCGGCCTCTTCCAGGGAAATCTGGGCATCTCCACCCGCTACAATCTGTATGTGTGGGACATGGTCCTGGAGCGCATGCCCATCTCCATCTTCTACGGGCTGGCCACCTCCCTCCTCATGTACCTTGTCTGCATCCCGCTGGGCATCTTAAAAGCCATCAAACACCGCACGGTCGTGGACAATGCCACCTCGATTCTCATTTTTGTGGGCTACTCGATTCCGGGCTTTGTGCTGGCCAGTGTCTTGGTGGTGTTCCTCGCCGCCCGTGCGGGGTGGTTTCCTACCGGCGGCTTTGTGGGGGATAACTTTGAAGAGCTGACCTTCGGCGCGCAGGTGTGGGACGTGCTGCATCATGCCTTCCTACCTCTGGTCTGCTACATGGTGGGGTCCTTTGCCTTCCTCACCATGCTGATGAAAAACAACCTCATGGACAATCTGGCCGCTGACTATGTGCGCACAGCCGTGGCCAAGGGGGCAGGCTTTAAAAGGGCCGTGCTGGTGCACGCGCTGCGCAATTCCCTTATCCCGGTAGCGACCACGCTGGGGCATATCGTTTCCATCTTTGTCGCGGGCTCTCTGCTCATTGAGATGATTTTTGAGATCAACGGTTTCGGGCTCCTGAGCTACAACAGCATTCTGGATCGTGATTACCCCCTGGTCATGGGCATCCTCGTCGTCCAAGTCCTGGTGCTCATGGTCGGCAACATCCTGTCTGATTTCCTCGTCGCGCTTACAGATCCGCGCATCCGTTTTGAATAA
- a CDS encoding peptide ABC transporter substrate-binding protein yields the protein MRAWIIRALILTGLIGAVTAFHQSRTHRPTRISAATEKGILLLGNGSEPETMDPQLATGTPEHHLFDALFEGLVATTVEDPDANGPGVATHWETPDFITWTFHLRPEAKWSDGTPLTARDFLFSFQRILSPDLAAPYAPMLYPMLNAEEYNKGTVKDFTQVGAKAPDDHTLQIILKGPAPYLPSMLKHYAWHPVPQHVIERFGKMTDKDTPWTRVGNLVGNGPFQLKEWRYTHSITVDRNPHYWDAATVKLNAIQFIPIVSDATEERAFRDGQIHVTNTVPLSKLDHYRTKEPQVFHADPMLGTYFYRINVTKAPFKDPRVRKALVLAVDQQALIQNVLRGGQKPALGFTPSGAGEGYVSPGQLKYDPDEARRLLAEAGFPDGKGFPKFDILINTMESHRTVGEAIQEMWKKNLNIPAGVLNQDWGVYLENQRKLDYQICRAGWVGDYLDPYTFLSIWQKGDGNNNTGWSNPRYDELMQASLREGDSKKRLALLGEAETLLLEELPMIPLYYYVRNHLSRPEVRGLKSSLLEHRCYKAVSLIP from the coding sequence ATGCGAGCCTGGATCATACGAGCTTTGATTTTGACCGGCCTGATCGGGGCGGTGACTGCTTTTCATCAGTCCCGCACCCACCGGCCCACGCGCATCTCTGCAGCCACGGAGAAAGGCATCCTCCTGCTGGGCAATGGATCTGAACCGGAAACGATGGACCCGCAACTGGCCACAGGAACGCCGGAGCATCACCTCTTTGATGCGCTCTTCGAAGGCCTCGTGGCCACCACGGTGGAGGACCCCGATGCGAATGGCCCCGGCGTGGCCACGCACTGGGAGACGCCGGACTTCATCACCTGGACCTTTCACCTGCGCCCTGAGGCGAAGTGGAGCGATGGCACCCCACTCACGGCGCGGGATTTCCTCTTCTCCTTCCAGCGCATCCTTTCGCCGGATCTCGCCGCGCCCTATGCGCCCATGCTTTACCCCATGCTGAATGCAGAGGAGTACAACAAGGGCACGGTGAAGGACTTCACCCAAGTGGGCGCGAAGGCGCCGGATGACCACACGCTGCAGATCATCCTCAAAGGCCCCGCCCCTTACCTGCCCTCCATGCTGAAGCACTACGCCTGGCACCCGGTGCCGCAGCACGTCATCGAGCGTTTTGGCAAGATGACCGATAAAGACACGCCCTGGACCCGCGTGGGCAACCTGGTGGGCAATGGCCCCTTCCAACTCAAGGAATGGCGCTACACCCACTCCATCACCGTGGACCGCAATCCCCACTACTGGGACGCAGCCACCGTGAAGCTGAATGCGATCCAGTTCATCCCCATCGTCAGCGATGCCACAGAGGAGCGTGCCTTTCGCGATGGCCAGATCCACGTGACCAACACGGTGCCGCTTTCCAAGCTGGACCACTACCGCACCAAGGAGCCCCAGGTCTTCCATGCCGATCCCATGCTGGGCACCTACTTTTACCGCATCAACGTCACCAAGGCACCCTTTAAAGATCCCCGCGTGCGCAAGGCCCTGGTGCTGGCCGTGGATCAGCAGGCGCTCATCCAAAACGTGCTGCGCGGGGGGCAAAAGCCCGCGCTCGGCTTTACCCCTTCCGGCGCTGGCGAAGGCTACGTGAGCCCCGGCCAACTGAAGTACGACCCCGACGAAGCGCGCCGCCTGCTGGCCGAGGCCGGTTTTCCCGATGGCAAAGGGTTTCCCAAATTCGACATCCTCATCAACACCATGGAGTCTCACCGCACCGTGGGTGAGGCCATCCAGGAAATGTGGAAAAAGAACCTCAACATCCCCGCCGGAGTGCTGAACCAGGACTGGGGCGTCTATCTGGAAAATCAGCGAAAGCTGGACTACCAAATCTGCCGCGCCGGGTGGGTGGGAGATTACCTGGACCCGTATACCTTCCTGAGCATCTGGCAAAAGGGCGATGGCAACAACAACACCGGCTGGAGCAACCCCCGCTACGATGAACTCATGCAGGCCTCCCTGCGCGAAGGCGACAGCAAGAAACGCCTGGCCCTGCTGGGCGAAGCTGAAACCCTGCTGCTGGAGGAGCTGCCCATGATCCCCCTCTACTACTACGTGCGCAACCACCTCAGCCGCCCCGAAGTGCGCGGGCTGAAGTCCTCCCTGCTGGAGCACCGCTGCTACAAGGCCGTTTCTCTGATCCCATAG
- a CDS encoding RluA family pseudouridine synthase, with protein sequence MLHAVNPDFTVLDETDDYIVVDKPAPLQVHPSTPNGTWTLWHGLNGLLAYEMANGGQISIINRLDRETSGTVLVAKNQAAARRFGIAMQERQFHKTYLAIVHGWPAWQALDCEGPILRKGDIAESPIWVKQMVHPDGAACQTRFRLLQTVEHEQAGRLTLVEASPVTGRMHQIRVHLAHLGHPILGDKIYGADERCYLDFIETGWTSDLERRLHFSRQALHSCRLEVESPDFHHVWEAPLPAEMQRWLS encoded by the coding sequence GTGCTGCACGCTGTTAACCCAGACTTTACCGTTCTCGATGAAACCGATGACTACATCGTCGTGGACAAACCTGCGCCTTTGCAGGTGCACCCCAGCACGCCCAATGGCACCTGGACCCTGTGGCATGGGCTGAATGGCCTGCTCGCCTATGAGATGGCCAATGGCGGGCAGATTTCCATCATCAACCGGCTGGACCGGGAAACGAGCGGGACGGTGCTGGTGGCCAAGAACCAGGCTGCCGCGCGTCGGTTTGGTATCGCCATGCAGGAGCGTCAGTTTCACAAGACTTACTTGGCCATCGTGCATGGCTGGCCCGCCTGGCAGGCGCTGGACTGTGAAGGCCCCATTTTGCGCAAAGGTGACATTGCAGAATCCCCCATTTGGGTAAAACAGATGGTGCATCCCGATGGTGCTGCCTGCCAGACACGCTTCCGTCTTTTGCAGACGGTGGAGCATGAACAGGCAGGGCGTTTGACCTTGGTGGAGGCCTCGCCCGTGACGGGGCGCATGCACCAGATCCGTGTGCATTTGGCGCATCTCGGGCATCCCATTCTGGGGGATAAAATCTACGGCGCGGATGAACGCTGCTATCTGGATTTCATCGAGACCGGCTGGACCTCCGACCTGGAAAGGCGGCTGCATTTTTCCCGACAGGCTTTGCACTCCTGCCGCCTGGAAGTGGAGTCGCCAGATTTTCACCATGTTTGGGAGGCCCCCCTGCCTGCGGAAATGCAGCGGTGGCTGTCCTGA
- a CDS encoding DUF1549 domain-containing protein: MRTFAACLFLTSSLAGNTLMDGSAPPDAEARAAAARLDAALTRALAAQQSMELAMEQKSSRPPVTPTTIPPVADDATFLRRLSVDLLGRLPTSTELKAFLTDAKPDKRERVISSFQAQSAAADLRFLRMADALRVKDEVMGTSQQPYIDWLRRSFREDRPLPKILTDLLTAEGSLAQNPATGFILRDSGCAQVTSTESVRAFLGESVHCAGCHDDPFGDTTQRVYLELAACFAVTRLAESPPAKAPVFKPLIPGAKPVGRKTEPAPKSPAALPHLDEMDAASARKTFPYLQLGPVPLSTVFPRHYLYRDGKPGDVVTPALTYFEKDESLLLPRPAALHPAADPKKIRRRLAQWFTQDNRERMDSMSALRVWSWMFGTPALPKAEAARLNEGSSTPATPQEVQRQLSCASPSSASILMQKWMRADQGGFVTALRQEFQRCDHQIGRFQSVIALTQAYQREAIPPAGREGTLLEGFLPAPIIRRLPAEVVWDKFISCLPVAGQTDGRVPAAQLPQVLPPAHPLRILGRGSREWADESLPALSHGVARLMIASPIVEEASAADSALIASARSAAAPEAQVEQLFLDTLGRTPLEYERETSLARLRESPATALPDLAWALLNTREFLFQH; this comes from the coding sequence ATGAGAACCTTTGCCGCCTGTCTTTTTCTCACCTCCAGCCTCGCAGGCAATACCCTCATGGACGGGTCCGCACCGCCTGATGCCGAAGCCCGAGCGGCTGCCGCCCGTCTGGACGCAGCCCTGACGCGGGCGCTGGCAGCGCAGCAGTCCATGGAACTGGCAATGGAGCAAAAAAGCTCCCGCCCTCCTGTTACCCCGACAACGATTCCACCAGTGGCCGATGATGCGACCTTCCTGCGTCGGCTGTCCGTGGACCTGCTGGGCAGGCTCCCGACCTCCACTGAACTGAAAGCTTTCCTCACCGATGCAAAGCCGGACAAAAGAGAACGTGTGATCAGCAGCTTCCAGGCCCAGTCCGCTGCCGCAGACTTGCGCTTTCTGCGCATGGCGGATGCCCTGAGAGTGAAAGATGAAGTTATGGGGACTTCCCAGCAACCTTACATTGACTGGCTGCGCCGATCCTTCCGTGAAGACCGTCCCTTGCCCAAGATTTTGACCGACCTGCTCACAGCAGAAGGCAGCCTGGCACAGAATCCGGCCACCGGCTTCATCCTCAGAGACTCCGGCTGCGCGCAGGTGACGTCCACTGAATCGGTGCGTGCCTTTCTCGGGGAATCCGTCCACTGCGCAGGCTGCCACGACGACCCTTTTGGCGACACCACTCAGCGCGTTTACTTGGAACTCGCCGCCTGCTTTGCCGTCACCCGCCTTGCCGAAAGCCCACCTGCCAAAGCTCCTGTTTTTAAACCTTTGATTCCAGGTGCCAAGCCGGTGGGGCGTAAGACGGAGCCTGCGCCAAAGAGCCCTGCGGCCTTGCCTCACCTTGATGAAATGGATGCAGCCAGCGCCCGAAAAACGTTCCCCTATCTTCAGTTAGGCCCCGTTCCGCTCAGCACCGTCTTCCCCCGTCATTATCTTTATCGGGATGGTAAGCCTGGAGATGTGGTCACGCCCGCCCTAACCTACTTTGAAAAAGATGAATCTCTCCTTTTGCCACGCCCTGCGGCTTTGCATCCAGCAGCAGATCCCAAAAAGATCCGCAGACGCCTGGCCCAATGGTTCACCCAGGACAATCGCGAACGCATGGACAGCATGAGCGCCCTGCGGGTGTGGTCGTGGATGTTCGGCACCCCGGCCCTGCCCAAGGCTGAGGCGGCCCGCCTCAACGAAGGCTCCAGCACGCCCGCCACGCCCCAGGAGGTCCAGCGGCAGTTGAGCTGCGCGAGCCCCTCCTCCGCATCCATCCTCATGCAGAAATGGATGCGGGCAGATCAGGGCGGCTTCGTCACCGCGCTGCGGCAGGAGTTCCAGCGTTGCGATCATCAAATCGGGCGTTTCCAGTCCGTCATCGCCCTCACTCAGGCCTACCAGCGCGAGGCGATCCCCCCGGCAGGTCGGGAAGGTACTTTGCTGGAAGGTTTTCTGCCAGCCCCCATCATTCGCAGGCTGCCTGCCGAAGTGGTGTGGGACAAGTTTATCTCCTGCCTGCCCGTGGCCGGGCAAACGGATGGCCGGGTGCCCGCTGCCCAACTGCCCCAGGTGCTGCCCCCCGCACACCCGCTGCGCATTCTTGGCCGAGGCTCGCGTGAATGGGCGGATGAAAGCCTGCCCGCCCTCTCGCACGGAGTTGCACGGCTGATGATCGCCAGCCCCATCGTTGAAGAGGCAAGCGCAGCCGATAGTGCCCTCATCGCCAGTGCCCGTTCGGCGGCAGCCCCCGAGGCTCAGGTGGAGCAGCTTTTTCTCGACACCCTGGGCCGCACTCCGCTTGAATACGAGCGCGAAACTTCTCTCGCTCGGCTCCGAGAATCTCCGGCCACCGCGTTGCCAGACCTCGCCTGGGCCTTGCTGAACACCCGCGAGTTTTTGTTCCAACATTGA
- a CDS encoding Gfo/Idh/MocA family oxidoreductase has translation METVRLGIVGLGNMGKAHLANIRAGKVPGMRVTAMCESVGTLPAQLEGEQPFTDVSKMIKSGHIDAILICTPHFSHTTIGIEALQNGLHVLVEKPISVHKADCERLIAAHTDKSKIFAAMFNMRTNACFKKVKDLIDSGELGQIRRVHWEVTNWFRTNYYYATGGWRGTWKGEGGGVLMNQCPHNLDLFQWMFGAPKTVRGFCQFGRFHEIEVEDDVTAVMQYENGTTATFVTSTGEAPGVNKLEISAEMGRLTVTDGAKIHFQRNRQPMSKFCMEAEAAFAMPESWHMEIPVAESGGQHVEILQNFTNAILKGEKLLSPAEEGIHSVELANAILLSTWQDKAIELPMSAADYERILIEKGEASTFQKTKVVAKASADDFAKSFR, from the coding sequence ATGGAAACCGTCAGACTCGGCATCGTTGGACTCGGCAACATGGGCAAGGCCCATCTCGCAAACATTCGCGCCGGCAAAGTGCCCGGAATGCGCGTCACCGCCATGTGCGAAAGCGTGGGCACCCTGCCTGCCCAGCTGGAGGGCGAGCAGCCTTTCACGGATGTGAGCAAGATGATCAAGTCGGGCCACATTGATGCCATCCTCATCTGCACGCCTCATTTCAGCCACACCACTATTGGTATCGAGGCCCTGCAAAACGGCCTCCACGTCCTCGTGGAGAAGCCCATTTCCGTTCATAAGGCCGACTGCGAGCGCCTCATCGCTGCCCACACGGACAAGAGCAAGATCTTCGCTGCCATGTTTAACATGCGCACCAACGCCTGCTTCAAGAAGGTGAAGGACCTCATCGACAGTGGTGAGCTGGGCCAGATCCGCCGCGTGCACTGGGAAGTCACCAACTGGTTCCGCACGAACTACTACTACGCCACAGGCGGCTGGCGCGGCACCTGGAAAGGCGAAGGCGGCGGCGTGCTGATGAACCAATGCCCTCACAATCTGGACCTCTTCCAGTGGATGTTCGGTGCCCCGAAGACCGTTCGCGGCTTTTGCCAGTTCGGCCGTTTCCATGAAATCGAGGTGGAGGACGATGTCACCGCCGTGATGCAGTATGAAAATGGCACCACCGCCACCTTTGTGACCTCCACAGGCGAGGCTCCTGGCGTGAACAAGCTGGAAATCTCCGCCGAAATGGGCCGCCTGACGGTGACCGATGGCGCTAAGATCCACTTCCAGCGCAATCGCCAGCCCATGAGCAAATTCTGCATGGAGGCCGAGGCGGCTTTTGCGATGCCAGAAAGCTGGCACATGGAAATCCCGGTGGCCGAAAGCGGTGGTCAGCATGTGGAGATCCTGCAGAACTTCACGAATGCCATCCTGAAAGGTGAAAAACTCCTCAGCCCCGCCGAAGAAGGCATCCACAGCGTGGAACTGGCCAATGCCATCCTTCTGAGCACTTGGCAGGACAAGGCCATTGAGCTGCCGATGAGCGCCGCCGACTACGAGCGCATCCTCATCGAAAAAGGAGAGGCCAGCACCTTCCAGAAGACCAAGGTGGTGGCGAAAGCCAGCGCAGACGACTTCGCAAAAAGCTTCCGTTAA
- the galE gene encoding UDP-glucose 4-epimerase GalE, which produces MASTGTLLITGGAGYIGSHTVRHLLTLGEKIVVLDNLVFGHREALPLDRVTFVHGDMGDTALIEELFSDHQPEAVLHFAAFAQVGESVADPLKYYRNNLAAPLVLLEAMQRHGCRRFIFSSTCATYGNPVRVPMDENHPQDPVNPYGASKWMLERVLRDCDHAWGLKSVFLRYFNASGCDPAGEIGEDHDPETHLIPRILMAATGEIENITVFGTDYPTPDGTCIRDYIHVNDLATAHALALDYLRQGGNTEAVNLGTGRGFSVNEIIQTAQAVTGKTIPVSYGPRRPGDPPELICQPTKAKTLLGWEATHKDPREHIQSAWNWMTGPKKGRYAD; this is translated from the coding sequence ATGGCATCCACAGGCACCCTACTCATCACTGGCGGCGCAGGCTACATCGGCTCTCACACAGTCCGGCATCTGCTCACCCTCGGTGAAAAGATTGTCGTGCTGGATAACTTGGTCTTCGGCCATCGCGAAGCCCTGCCCCTGGACCGGGTGACCTTTGTGCATGGGGACATGGGGGATACCGCCCTCATCGAGGAACTTTTCAGCGACCACCAGCCGGAGGCCGTTCTACACTTTGCCGCCTTTGCCCAGGTGGGGGAGTCGGTGGCGGATCCGCTGAAGTATTACCGGAACAACCTCGCCGCCCCGCTCGTCCTGCTGGAGGCCATGCAACGCCACGGCTGCCGCCGGTTCATTTTTTCCTCCACCTGTGCCACGTATGGTAATCCCGTGCGGGTGCCCATGGATGAAAACCACCCCCAGGACCCGGTGAACCCCTATGGGGCTAGCAAATGGATGCTGGAGCGCGTGCTGCGCGACTGCGACCACGCCTGGGGACTGAAGTCCGTCTTCCTGCGTTACTTCAACGCCAGCGGCTGTGATCCGGCGGGGGAAATCGGCGAAGACCATGATCCGGAAACCCATCTCATCCCGCGCATCCTCATGGCGGCCACCGGAGAGATCGAAAACATCACCGTTTTTGGCACTGACTACCCCACCCCGGATGGCACCTGCATCCGCGATTACATCCATGTCAATGACCTGGCCACTGCCCACGCGCTGGCGCTGGATTATCTCCGGCAGGGAGGTAATACGGAAGCCGTCAACCTGGGCACCGGGCGCGGCTTCAGCGTCAACGAAATCATCCAGACGGCCCAGGCCGTGACCGGTAAAACCATCCCTGTGAGCTACGGCCCCCGCCGCCCGGGCGACCCGCCCGAACTCATCTGCCAGCCGACCAAGGCCAAAACCCTCCTGGGCTGGGAAGCCACCCACAAAGACCCGCGTGAGCACATCCAAAGCGCCTGGAACTGGATGACCGGCCCGAAAAAAGGCCGCTATGCGGACTGA